A window of Corallococcus macrosporus DSM 14697 contains these coding sequences:
- a CDS encoding DUF1338 domain-containing protein, which produces MTTDSAHRLLDLLWERYASEVPYARTFVQLSGGSFRNDHVALRSLARPGGGIARFSQPFIRLGWKAAGAYTFPDAHLSAIYLSHPAGLPRVFISELKQEELSARARELLATLPEDRPPPDDVEALAAWFAPPPPPDEAALLELERESQYGAWLLAFGRKVNHFTGSVDDVEAWQRRMREAGVPMKADIEGAPGTSLRQTATQAAPLPVALKGGATRSWPYAYFEIAQRTPDFDGFLGPQARALFDMTKRGE; this is translated from the coding sequence ATGACGACCGACTCCGCCCACCGCCTCCTGGACCTGCTGTGGGAGCGCTACGCCTCGGAGGTGCCCTACGCGCGCACCTTCGTGCAGCTCTCCGGAGGCAGCTTCCGCAACGACCATGTCGCGCTCCGCTCGCTGGCCCGGCCCGGCGGCGGCATCGCGCGCTTCTCCCAACCCTTCATCCGGCTCGGCTGGAAGGCCGCGGGCGCGTACACCTTTCCGGATGCGCACCTGTCCGCCATCTATTTGTCACATCCGGCGGGCCTGCCCCGGGTCTTCATCTCCGAGCTGAAGCAGGAGGAGCTGTCCGCGCGCGCCCGGGAGCTGCTCGCCACGCTCCCCGAGGACCGGCCGCCTCCGGACGACGTGGAGGCGCTGGCCGCGTGGTTCGCTCCGCCGCCGCCGCCGGATGAGGCCGCGCTGCTGGAGCTGGAGCGGGAGTCCCAGTACGGCGCCTGGCTGCTCGCCTTCGGCCGCAAGGTGAACCACTTCACCGGCTCGGTGGACGACGTGGAGGCCTGGCAACGGCGCATGCGCGAGGCCGGTGTCCCGATGAAGGCCGACATCGAGGGCGCGCCCGGCACGTCGCTGCGGCAGACGGCCACCCAGGCCGCGCCGCTCCCGGTGGCGCTCAAGGGCGGCGCTACCCGCTCCTGGCCCTACGCCTACTTCGAGATTGCCCAGCGCACGCCGGACTTCGACGGCTTCCTCGGCCCCCAGGCGCGAGCGCTCTTCGACATGACGAAGCGGGGCGAGTAG
- a CDS encoding GNAT family N-acetyltransferase produces MARRAMLPGTVSIDLRAATASDEPFLFALYASTRQAELAAWGWAPAQRDAFLRMQWMAQSHDWAARHPRADHQVVCLQGQPVGRLLLAKDAAEWRVVDIALLPEHQGGGVGTRLLTQVRDEAAKAGVPLRLRVLRTNPARRLYERLGFQVDAAPPEEAAAPYVSMTWTPAPRQG; encoded by the coding sequence ATGGCCCGGCGAGCCATGCTGCCTGGCACCGTGTCCATTGACCTGCGCGCCGCGACGGCCTCGGACGAACCCTTCCTCTTCGCGCTGTACGCCAGCACCCGGCAGGCAGAGCTCGCCGCCTGGGGCTGGGCGCCCGCACAGCGCGATGCCTTCCTGCGGATGCAATGGATGGCGCAGTCCCATGACTGGGCGGCGCGCCATCCCCGCGCCGACCACCAGGTGGTGTGCCTCCAGGGCCAGCCCGTGGGCAGGCTGCTCCTCGCGAAGGACGCGGCGGAGTGGCGGGTGGTGGACATCGCCCTGCTGCCCGAGCACCAGGGCGGCGGCGTGGGCACCCGGCTGCTGACCCAGGTCCGGGATGAAGCCGCGAAGGCGGGTGTCCCCCTGCGGCTGCGGGTGCTGCGAACCAACCCCGCGCGCAGGCTGTACGAACGCCTGGGCTTCCAGGTGGACGCCGCGCCTCCCGAGGAGGCCGCCGCCCCTTACGTCTCCATGACGTGGACACCCGCGCCACGCCAGGGCTGA
- a CDS encoding GNAT family N-acetyltransferase has protein sequence MPAMGPDAVPSLLTTERLHLVQPPPDAAWRVLAYHEANRDHVSAVSPERPANFFSVTYWRTRLAQDREDFRRDLSLRVFLLPRGQPLSLAPIIGNVSLTHIRRGPFQSADLGYGLDHRYEGQGLMTEALRALCDYAFTVMGLHRLQANHLPENQRSAAVLERLGFQVEGLARGLLLIDGQWRDHVLNALLAPGHRE, from the coding sequence ATGCCCGCCATGGGCCCAGACGCCGTCCCCAGCCTGCTGACCACCGAGCGCCTGCATCTGGTGCAACCGCCACCGGATGCGGCGTGGCGGGTGCTCGCGTACCACGAGGCGAACCGGGACCACGTCTCGGCGGTATCGCCCGAGCGGCCGGCCAACTTCTTCTCGGTGACGTACTGGCGCACGCGGCTCGCGCAGGACCGCGAGGACTTCCGGCGGGACCTGTCGCTGCGCGTGTTCCTGCTGCCTCGGGGCCAGCCCCTCTCGCTGGCGCCCATCATCGGCAACGTGTCGCTCACCCACATCCGCCGGGGGCCGTTTCAGTCCGCGGACCTGGGTTATGGCCTGGACCACCGCTACGAAGGCCAGGGCCTGATGACGGAGGCCTTGCGCGCGCTGTGTGACTACGCCTTCACCGTCATGGGCCTGCACCGCCTCCAGGCCAACCACCTGCCGGAGAACCAGCGCAGCGCCGCGGTGCTCGAGCGGCTCGGCTTCCAGGTGGAGGGCCTCGCGCGGGGGCTCCTGCTCATCGACGGCCAGTGGCGCGACCACGTCCTCAACGCGCTGCTTGCCCCGGGCCACCGTGAATGA